One Lachnospiraceae bacterium C1.1 genomic region harbors:
- a CDS encoding Stealth CR1 domain-containing protein: MQNSAKQNSINSYINKLKNKINWYWRPIDGWLKSKDLLKNPTEQNFPIDFVVTWVDGGDLEWQREKEYYYTGGQLQKTDNCTARYRDWELLLYWFRAVEKYAPWVNKVYFVTNGQLPEWLNINNDKMRFITHKEFIPEKYLPTFCSDVIELNLWRIPGLSEHFVYFNDDVFLNNFVKPEDFFQHGLPNCFAVAKPICVDKIADFWQMRMLNDYAIINSSFDIRQSIEKFPEKFYSCILTKGEKRANNRLYMDNYISGMVYTHTVQNFLKSTFEEIWNRHEDSLDTACRTKFRTIDDLTIILAKLWQIFSGNFFPVKAKHFDTYIPLTNQELGHLVDALRSDQYKFLCINDCVEIEDESVILDIKKNLIKAFEEKFPMKSEFEL, from the coding sequence ATGCAGAATTCAGCAAAGCAAAATTCAATAAATTCATATATAAATAAATTGAAGAACAAGATAAATTGGTATTGGCGTCCAATCGATGGATGGTTAAAGTCTAAAGATTTGTTGAAAAATCCAACAGAACAAAATTTCCCGATAGACTTCGTCGTTACATGGGTAGATGGAGGAGATTTAGAATGGCAGAGAGAGAAAGAATATTATTATACTGGTGGCCAGCTTCAAAAAACAGATAACTGCACGGCACGTTATAGGGACTGGGAATTGCTTTTGTACTGGTTTCGCGCTGTCGAAAAATATGCACCGTGGGTCAATAAAGTATACTTTGTCACTAATGGGCAATTACCGGAGTGGCTGAATATCAACAATGACAAAATGAGATTTATTACGCATAAGGAGTTTATTCCGGAAAAATATCTTCCGACATTTTGTTCAGATGTGATTGAACTAAATTTATGGAGAATTCCGGGACTTTCTGAACATTTTGTATACTTCAATGATGACGTTTTCTTAAACAACTTTGTGAAACCGGAAGATTTCTTTCAGCATGGGCTCCCCAATTGTTTTGCTGTTGCAAAGCCAATATGCGTAGATAAAATTGCTGATTTTTGGCAAATGCGTATGTTAAATGATTATGCGATTATAAATAGTTCGTTTGATATAAGACAATCTATAGAGAAATTTCCGGAAAAGTTTTATTCCTGTATTTTGACAAAAGGAGAGAAGCGTGCAAACAATAGATTATATATGGATAATTATATTTCGGGAATGGTTTACACTCACACTGTTCAGAATTTCTTAAAAAGTACATTTGAAGAAATTTGGAATAGGCATGAAGATTCTTTAGATACTGCATGCAGAACTAAGTTTCGTACGATTGATGATTTGACTATTATTCTTGCGAAATTGTGGCAGATTTTTAGTGGGAATTTCTTTCCGGTTAAGGCAAAGCATTTTGATACTTACATTCCATTAACCAATCAGGAACTTGGCCATTTAGTGGATGCGTTGAGGTCAGATCAATACAAGTTTTTGTGTATAAATGATTGTGTAGAAATCGAAGATGAGAGTGTCATTCTTGATATTAAAAAGAATCTGATAAAAGCATTTGAAGAGAAATTCCCGATGAAATCTGAGTTTGAGCTGTAA
- the tnpA gene encoding IS200/IS605 family transposase, with protein sequence MDNLSLSHSRYNCTYHIVFIPKYRRKVMFGNLRKEVGEAIGKICKLEGVTIIKAATLPDHVHMYVSIPPKMAVSKVVGRIKGKSSLMLFDRHPEYRERYNRNFWARGYYCETIGNVNEATIIKYIAEQYERDRLEGETKRL encoded by the coding sequence ATGGACAATTTAAGTCTATCACATAGTAGATACAATTGCACCTACCATATCGTTTTTATTCCAAAATATCGTCGTAAGGTGATGTTTGGAAATTTGAGAAAAGAGGTTGGAGAAGCAATTGGAAAAATATGCAAGCTTGAGGGAGTGACAATAATAAAGGCTGCAACATTACCAGATCATGTACATATGTATGTTTCAATTCCACCTAAAATGGCTGTATCAAAAGTAGTTGGAAGGATAAAGGGCAAAAGCTCATTGATGCTATTCGATAGACATCCAGAATATCGCGAAAGATATAACAGAAATTTTTGGGCAAGAGGATATTACTGTGAAACAATCGGTAATGTTAATGAGGCAACAATAATAAAGTATATTGCTGAACAGTATGAAAGGGATCGACTGGAAGGAGAGACCAAAAGATTATGA
- a CDS encoding acyltransferase family protein has protein sequence MEFTKSLSKTYNTRESGIELLKIIAILLIVVFHVTMSMEAANTELNELKSRLLDFRTATMDIEQFLLACLYNLGSIGNDIFFVCSFWFLCDSKTIKINKVFTIIMDAWLISVFFFNGYYLLSGEYIGKDLAIESALPTLFGINWFITCYLLIYLIHPLLNTIIDSVDQRVHALSCIIAFILYFIISFTFSFIKRDMLFANYPILFITIYFIIAYIKKYMSKWSESVSANIKLLMVGIIGTLSLMIIIDLLGLKHICQFDDKLIYFCTNSNPFYLFTAIGMFNLFRKLKFHNSFINSISGLSIFIYLIHENLYFRYFTRPRICAYLLEKYGRNNALICD, from the coding sequence ATGGAATTTACTAAGAGTTTGAGTAAAACTTATAATACGAGGGAATCTGGAATAGAGCTGTTAAAAATAATTGCAATTTTACTAATTGTTGTTTTCCATGTCACTATGTCTATGGAAGCTGCTAATACTGAGCTGAATGAATTAAAATCCAGATTACTTGATTTTAGAACTGCAACTATGGATATTGAGCAGTTTTTACTGGCATGTTTATACAATTTGGGCTCGATAGGAAATGATATTTTCTTTGTCTGCTCATTTTGGTTTCTTTGTGATTCTAAAACTATTAAAATTAATAAAGTATTTACAATCATTATGGATGCATGGCTTATTTCTGTTTTCTTTTTTAACGGATATTACCTGCTATCCGGAGAATATATTGGAAAAGACTTAGCAATAGAAAGTGCTTTACCTACATTATTTGGTATTAATTGGTTTATAACGTGTTATCTGTTAATATATTTAATCCATCCATTACTTAATACAATTATTGATTCTGTTGATCAGAGAGTACATGCACTCAGTTGTATTATAGCTTTTATTTTGTATTTCATAATTTCATTTACATTTTCATTTATAAAAAGGGATATGCTGTTTGCAAATTATCCGATTTTATTTATAACAATATATTTTATTATCGCTTATATAAAAAAATATATGAGCAAATGGAGTGAGAGTGTTTCCGCAAATATAAAATTACTAATGGTAGGTATTATTGGAACATTAAGCTTAATGATAATAATAGATTTACTTGGATTAAAACATATATGTCAGTTTGATGACAAGCTTATTTATTTTTGCACCAACTCTAATCCTTTTTATCTTTTTACTGCAATCGGGATGTTTAACCTATTTAGAAAGCTGAAATTCCATAATTCTTTTATAAATAGCATTTCAGGATTGTCGATATTTATTTATCTGATTCATGAAAATCTTTATTTCAGATACTTTACAAGACCAAGAATTTGCGCATATCTTTTGGAAAAATATGGCAGAAATAATGCATTAATATGTGATTGA
- a CDS encoding glycosyltransferase family 39 protein codes for MNIKEKISISIIIVIVGIFAVVFGMKKVSYYSDEVWTYGLANNLNGINPSVEIGVKYSGYGPLDSFVKVKDGAGFNFANVIKNQTDDVHPPFYYFLVNSVCSIFADRFSKWYGISINLFWMVFIVIFLYKFARTLIANIFASIGITAFYGLSVMFLDSLIFIRMYTQLTFFFIALSYLIKKYWDRQLDKFFSVCLSLVLLAGMLTHYYFLIFIFAICGSFLIKLRKDRRDEEFRKLAHTILTAAIIYSAVWHQFFIHLFLGQRGQQAIYHAIVPKNIIKGPLYMIELINSQLLIGMLVIFLLFGMILLTLKIKHHEKIVSYNLVLLMVSIFYVFVVGTIAPFMDSRYIMPVGWVFAMEAYLITRSFFRHLNEKIIVEYALLIVFLILDLVNLNKFGWRLPKDYYYQGLIDIMALMEDYDAVVYLDEEWKPIIFFEELQHAKSYTYINEENAHDVFDSMDNDFFVLTCVEPEDEEKLVENLDAELVYRYSGRSYYHVTKTQQTP; via the coding sequence ATGAATATAAAAGAAAAAATTAGTATTTCAATTATCATTGTAATTGTAGGAATTTTTGCAGTTGTCTTTGGTATGAAAAAAGTCAGCTATTATTCGGATGAGGTTTGGACTTATGGATTAGCTAATAATCTTAATGGAATAAATCCAAGTGTGGAAATTGGAGTTAAATACAGCGGATATGGTCCTCTGGACAGTTTCGTAAAGGTAAAGGACGGAGCAGGTTTTAATTTTGCAAATGTAATAAAAAACCAGACAGATGACGTACATCCACCGTTTTACTATTTTTTAGTAAATAGTGTATGTTCTATATTTGCTGATAGATTTAGTAAGTGGTATGGAATCTCTATAAATCTGTTCTGGATGGTATTTATAGTTATATTCCTGTATAAGTTTGCAAGGACACTGATAGCCAATATATTTGCATCGATTGGGATAACTGCATTTTATGGGCTGTCAGTTATGTTTTTGGATTCTCTAATATTTATCAGAATGTATACTCAGCTGACCTTTTTTTTTATAGCGCTTTCATATCTTATAAAAAAATACTGGGACAGGCAGCTGGATAAATTTTTCTCAGTATGCCTGTCATTAGTATTGCTTGCGGGAATGCTTACGCATTACTATTTTTTGATTTTTATCTTTGCTATCTGTGGGAGCTTTCTTATAAAGCTGCGAAAAGACAGACGTGATGAAGAATTCAGAAAACTGGCACATACTATACTGACTGCGGCTATTATCTACAGTGCTGTCTGGCATCAGTTTTTTATCCATCTTTTTCTGGGACAACGCGGACAACAGGCTATATATCATGCAATAGTTCCGAAGAATATAATTAAGGGTCCGCTTTATATGATTGAGCTGATTAATTCCCAGCTATTAATTGGAATGCTTGTAATATTTTTGCTGTTTGGCATGATCTTATTGACATTAAAGATAAAGCACCATGAAAAGATAGTCAGTTACAATCTGGTTCTTTTGATGGTATCTATTTTTTATGTTTTTGTTGTAGGCACGATTGCTCCATTCATGGATAGCCGGTATATAATGCCTGTCGGATGGGTATTTGCAATGGAAGCCTATTTGATTACAAGAAGCTTCTTCCGACATCTAAATGAGAAGATAATTGTTGAATATGCATTATTAATTGTCTTCTTAATTCTGGATCTGGTAAATCTTAATAAGTTTGGATGGCGGCTTCCAAAAGATTATTATTATCAGGGGCTTATTGATATCATGGCTTTGATGGAAGATTATGATGCTGTGGTTTATCTGGATGAAGAGTGGAAACCGATAATCTTTTTCGAAGAATTGCAGCATGCAAAAAGCTATACTTATATTAATGAAGAAAATGCTCATGATGTATTTGATTCAATGGATAATGATTTTTTTGTTCTGACATGTGTAGAACCGGAAGATGAAGAAAAACTAGTGGAAAATCTTGACGCTGAACTGGTTTATAGATATTCGGGCCGAAGTTATTATCATGTGACTAAAACCCAACAGACTCCATAA